The following are encoded together in the Kribbella sp. CA-293567 genome:
- a CDS encoding lipoate--protein ligase family protein produces the protein MHGEYKVPGGKLVVADLDVADEVVRRGRISGDFFLEPDDALDRINGALSGVPVDAPVAQIAARVRGVLGDGVEMIGFSPEAVAVAVRRALTGATAWTDHAWEFVHDVPREPALQMALDEVLAEQVGAGERPPTLRIWEWASNAVIIGSFQSLANEVDLAGAASHDVTVVRRISGGGAMFVEPGNTITYSLYVPESLVSGLSFVDSYAFLDDWVVGALNELGIAATYQPINDITSPAGKIAGAAQKRFAGGAVLHHVTMAYDMDAAKMVQVLRIGREKLSDKGTTSANKRVDPLRSQTGLERAEVIKRLAGTFAGRYDLADATIDDETLAEAQRRVESKFGTEEWLTRVP, from the coding sequence GTGCATGGTGAATACAAGGTTCCTGGTGGCAAGCTGGTGGTAGCCGATCTCGACGTGGCCGACGAGGTGGTGCGGCGGGGTCGGATCAGCGGGGACTTCTTCCTCGAGCCCGACGATGCGCTGGACCGGATCAACGGTGCCCTCTCCGGCGTGCCCGTCGACGCGCCGGTCGCGCAGATCGCCGCCCGGGTGCGGGGTGTGCTCGGCGACGGGGTCGAGATGATCGGCTTCTCGCCGGAGGCCGTCGCGGTCGCCGTCCGGCGGGCGCTGACCGGCGCGACGGCGTGGACGGATCACGCCTGGGAGTTCGTGCACGACGTACCGCGGGAGCCCGCGCTCCAGATGGCGCTCGACGAGGTGCTGGCCGAGCAGGTCGGTGCGGGGGAGCGGCCGCCGACGCTGCGGATCTGGGAGTGGGCGTCGAACGCGGTGATCATCGGCAGCTTCCAGTCGCTGGCCAACGAGGTCGACCTGGCCGGAGCGGCATCACACGACGTGACGGTGGTCCGGCGGATCAGCGGCGGCGGCGCGATGTTCGTCGAGCCGGGCAACACCATCACGTACTCGCTCTACGTGCCCGAGTCGCTGGTCTCCGGGCTGTCCTTCGTCGACTCGTACGCCTTCCTCGACGACTGGGTGGTCGGCGCGCTGAACGAGCTCGGCATCGCCGCGACGTACCAGCCGATCAACGACATCACCTCACCCGCGGGCAAGATCGCGGGCGCCGCGCAGAAGCGGTTCGCCGGTGGCGCGGTGCTGCACCACGTGACGATGGCCTACGACATGGACGCGGCGAAGATGGTCCAGGTCCTGCGGATCGGCCGCGAGAAGCTGTCGGACAAGGGCACCACGAGCGCCAACAAGCGGGTCGACCCGCTCCGCAGCCAGACCGGGCTGGAGCGGGCCGAGGTGATCAAGCGGCTGGCCGGCACCTTCGCCGGCCGCTACGATCTCGCCGACGCGACCATCGACGACGAGACGCTGGCCGAGGCTCAGCGTCGCGTAGAGTCGAAGTTCGGCACCGAGGAGTGGCTCACCCGGGTGCCGTGA
- a CDS encoding IclR family transcriptional regulator, which translates to MTEEPGSKSRSGSVQSIERAFGLLEMMADAGGMMALSQLAATSGLPLPTIHRLVRTLVDLGYVRQEPSRQYVLGPRLIRLGETSGQMLSVWARPHLAGLVDEFGESANLAMLDGDQIVYLAQVQSRHSMRMFTEVGRRVLPHCTAVGKAILSRLPEPEVRELLRRTGMPKHTATTITDADEFTTQLHQAETTGYATDEGEQEQGVRCVAVPVPDAPSRLALSISGPAGRMTEDLLHRAVPSLIQAAKAFSDDLH; encoded by the coding sequence GTGACCGAAGAGCCCGGGAGCAAGAGCCGCTCCGGCAGCGTGCAGTCCATCGAGCGTGCCTTCGGGTTGCTGGAGATGATGGCCGACGCCGGCGGCATGATGGCGCTGTCCCAACTGGCTGCCACCTCCGGGCTCCCGCTGCCGACCATCCATCGGCTGGTCCGCACGCTGGTGGACCTCGGCTACGTCCGCCAGGAACCGTCGCGGCAGTACGTTCTCGGCCCCAGGCTGATCCGCCTCGGCGAGACCTCCGGACAGATGCTGAGCGTCTGGGCGCGACCGCACCTGGCCGGACTGGTCGACGAGTTCGGCGAGTCGGCCAACCTGGCGATGCTGGACGGAGACCAGATCGTCTACCTCGCCCAGGTCCAGTCGCGACACTCGATGCGGATGTTCACCGAGGTCGGCCGCCGGGTGCTGCCGCACTGCACGGCCGTCGGCAAGGCGATCCTGTCCCGGTTGCCGGAGCCGGAGGTCCGCGAACTGCTGCGTCGTACCGGCATGCCCAAGCACACCGCGACCACGATCACCGACGCCGACGAGTTCACCACCCAGCTGCACCAGGCCGAGACCACCGGCTACGCCACCGACGAAGGCGAACAGGAGCAAGGCGTGCGCTGCGTCGCGGTACCGGTCCCCGACGCACCGTCGCGCCTGGCCCTGTCCATCTCGGGCCCGGCCGGACGGATGACCGAGGACCTCCTGCACCGCGCGGTCCCGTCGCTGATCCAGGCCGCCAAAGCCTTCTCCGACGACCTGCACTGA
- a CDS encoding DUF6986 family protein, translating into MEDAFFAELDRQLAPADAVLTSLYPGDRGVRQPIHTVYVPADRFDASTVTEWATEARAALDQHGGSADELAGILGLPSAHAAEVYDRVRAKLEREPIEDLRIDFEDGYGIRPDEQEDAAAIGAARALTKLVHAGTAPPYHGLRIKSLEPPSRRRGVRTLDLFVGELARAEAVTDGFVITLAKVTSVEQIAAMVVVLDAIEWQHRIPQGTLKFEIQVETPQAILASDGTTPLPNMIQAAAGRVTGLHYGTYDYSASLGVAAAYQSMEHPVADHAKDVMQLAAAGTGVFVCDGSTNVLPIGDSHQVHAAWQLHKRLVLRSLVRGIYQGWDMHPAQLPSRYVATYLFYREGLETAAARLRAYVEGGDSGYLDEPATAAALAGFVLRGVECGAVDPAELDRLIGVDAASLAKLARRPLRS; encoded by the coding sequence GTGGAAGACGCATTCTTCGCCGAGCTGGATCGGCAACTGGCACCGGCCGACGCCGTACTGACGTCGCTCTACCCGGGAGACCGGGGCGTCCGGCAGCCGATTCACACGGTCTACGTGCCCGCCGACCGTTTCGACGCGAGCACTGTCACCGAGTGGGCGACGGAAGCCCGAGCCGCGCTGGACCAGCACGGTGGCTCGGCCGACGAACTGGCCGGGATCCTCGGCCTTCCGTCCGCTCACGCGGCCGAGGTGTACGACCGGGTCCGCGCCAAGCTGGAGCGCGAGCCGATCGAGGATCTGCGCATCGACTTCGAGGACGGCTACGGCATCAGGCCGGACGAGCAGGAGGACGCCGCCGCGATCGGCGCGGCCCGCGCCCTGACGAAACTCGTCCACGCCGGCACCGCACCGCCGTACCACGGTCTCCGGATCAAGTCCCTCGAACCGCCCAGTCGTCGACGGGGCGTCCGCACCCTCGACCTCTTCGTCGGCGAACTGGCCCGGGCAGAGGCGGTGACCGACGGATTCGTGATCACCCTGGCCAAGGTCACCTCCGTCGAGCAGATCGCAGCGATGGTGGTGGTGCTGGACGCCATCGAGTGGCAGCACCGGATTCCGCAGGGCACGCTGAAGTTCGAGATCCAGGTCGAGACCCCGCAGGCGATCCTTGCCTCGGACGGCACGACGCCCCTGCCCAACATGATCCAGGCAGCGGCAGGCCGGGTCACCGGTCTGCACTACGGCACGTACGACTACTCGGCCTCGCTAGGGGTCGCGGCGGCGTACCAGAGCATGGAGCATCCGGTCGCGGACCACGCCAAGGACGTAATGCAGCTGGCCGCGGCCGGCACCGGAGTTTTCGTCTGCGACGGTTCCACCAATGTCCTCCCGATCGGTGACAGCCACCAGGTCCACGCCGCCTGGCAACTGCACAAGCGCCTGGTACTGCGTTCGCTGGTCCGCGGCATCTACCAAGGCTGGGACATGCACCCCGCCCAGTTGCCGAGCCGCTACGTCGCGACCTACCTCTTCTACCGCGAAGGCCTGGAGACGGCGGCCGCGCGCCTGCGCGCCTACGTCGAAGGCGGCGACTCCGGCTACCTCGACGAGCCTGCGACCGCGGCTGCCCTGGCCGGCTTCGTACTCCGCGGAGTCGAGTGCGGAGCCGTCGATCCGGCAGAACTGGACCGCCTGATCGGCGTCGACGCGGCAAGCCTGGCAAAGCTCGCACGCCGTCCGCTGCGGTCCTGA
- a CDS encoding 8-oxoguanine deaminase produces the protein MIVIDNATVVTLDPDRRELATGHVVADGNRIVAVGAGPAPAYDGARVIDGSGCLVTPGFVNTHQHLYQWVTRGLAVDATLFGWLNTLYPVWSGIGEQSVHVAALGALSQLARTGCTTAADHHYIFPRNGGDVLEAEISAAAEVGLRFHPARGSMDLGQKDGGLPPDSVVEDRDRILLATEAAIDRWHDPSPDSMLRLVVAPCSPFSVTADLMREAAELARRKGVRLHTHLAETTDEADWCDERFSCTPSEYAAELGWTGPDVWFAHGIHFDDAEIERLGRSGTGVAHCPSSNARLGAGIARVADLRAAGCPVGLGVDGAASNEAGSLLEELRHALLFARGRGGPQALDVRTALELATLDGARILGRDQDIGSLEVGKLADLAVWRLDTLAHAGIPDPVAALVLGAPPPLELLLVNGRPVVEHDTVVTLDEPELAHQVARTQQKLVAAAT, from the coding sequence TTGATCGTCATCGACAACGCGACGGTGGTCACTCTCGACCCCGACCGGCGTGAGCTGGCCACCGGCCACGTCGTTGCTGACGGCAACAGGATCGTCGCGGTCGGCGCCGGCCCCGCACCGGCGTACGACGGAGCGCGGGTGATCGACGGCAGCGGCTGTCTGGTCACCCCCGGCTTCGTCAACACCCACCAGCATCTGTACCAGTGGGTGACCCGTGGGCTGGCGGTCGACGCCACTCTCTTCGGCTGGCTGAACACTCTCTACCCGGTCTGGTCAGGGATCGGCGAGCAGTCGGTGCACGTCGCCGCTCTGGGCGCGCTGAGCCAGCTCGCCCGCACGGGCTGCACCACGGCCGCCGACCACCACTACATCTTCCCGCGGAACGGCGGCGACGTCCTCGAAGCCGAGATCTCCGCCGCCGCCGAGGTCGGGCTCAGGTTTCACCCCGCGCGCGGCTCGATGGATCTCGGCCAGAAGGACGGCGGCCTGCCGCCCGACTCCGTCGTCGAGGATCGCGATCGGATCCTCCTCGCCACGGAAGCCGCCATCGATCGCTGGCACGACCCCTCACCCGACTCGATGCTGCGGCTCGTCGTCGCCCCGTGTTCGCCCTTCAGCGTCACCGCGGACCTCATGCGGGAAGCCGCGGAACTTGCCCGCCGCAAGGGCGTCCGCCTGCACACGCACCTCGCCGAGACCACCGACGAGGCCGACTGGTGCGACGAGAGATTCAGCTGTACGCCGTCGGAGTACGCCGCCGAACTCGGCTGGACCGGCCCCGACGTGTGGTTCGCTCACGGCATCCACTTCGACGACGCGGAGATCGAACGCCTGGGCCGATCGGGCACCGGCGTCGCGCACTGTCCCAGCTCCAACGCCCGCCTCGGTGCGGGGATCGCCAGGGTCGCCGACCTGCGCGCGGCCGGTTGCCCCGTCGGGCTCGGCGTAGATGGTGCCGCCAGCAACGAAGCGGGCAGCCTTCTCGAAGAGCTCCGGCACGCCTTGCTCTTCGCCCGCGGCCGCGGCGGCCCCCAGGCCCTCGACGTCCGCACAGCTCTCGAACTCGCGACCCTGGACGGCGCCAGGATCCTCGGCCGCGACCAGGACATCGGCTCCCTGGAGGTGGGCAAACTCGCCGACCTGGCCGTCTGGCGCCTGGACACCCTTGCGCACGCAGGCATTCCCGACCCGGTCGCCGCGCTCGTTCTCGGTGCCCCACCGCCGCTGGAGCTGCTGCTCGTCAACGGCCGCCCGGTCGTCGAGCATGACACCGTCGTCACCCTCGACGAACCCGAGCTGGCGCACCAGGTCGCCAGAACTCAGCAGAAGCTCGTCGCCGCAGCAACCTGA
- the pucL gene encoding factor-independent urate hydroxylase: MAIHLGANQYGKAESRVVRIYRDTARHQIRDLNVSSALRGRFENAHTTGDQSEVLPTDTQKNTAFAFAKEKGVGAIEDFALTLADHFLGAAAAADGARVEIEEYPWERISVDGAGHDHSFVRGGSGLRTTVVNVEGRGADRRTHVVSGLRDLTLLKSTGSEFHGFLKDKYTTLKETDDRILATSLVARWRYDHTDVDWDKSYDEIKSLLLEQFARIHSLALQQTLYGMGEAVLERHPEVAEIKFSAPNKHHFLVDLSPFEVENPGEVFIAADRPYGLIEASVVRDDASDAGAAWHAVPGFC, from the coding sequence ATGGCGATCCACCTGGGAGCCAACCAGTACGGCAAGGCCGAGAGCCGCGTCGTGCGGATCTACCGCGACACCGCCCGGCACCAGATCCGCGACCTCAACGTCTCCTCCGCCCTGCGCGGCCGGTTCGAGAACGCGCACACCACCGGCGACCAGTCCGAGGTGCTGCCGACCGACACCCAGAAGAACACCGCGTTCGCGTTCGCCAAGGAGAAGGGCGTCGGCGCGATCGAGGACTTCGCGCTCACCCTGGCCGACCACTTCCTCGGCGCAGCGGCGGCGGCCGACGGCGCCCGGGTGGAGATCGAGGAGTACCCGTGGGAGCGGATCTCCGTCGACGGCGCCGGCCACGACCACTCGTTCGTGCGCGGCGGCAGCGGCCTGCGTACGACGGTCGTCAACGTCGAGGGCCGCGGCGCCGACCGCAGAACTCACGTGGTCTCCGGCCTCCGCGACCTGACCCTGCTCAAGTCCACCGGTTCGGAGTTCCACGGCTTCCTGAAGGACAAGTACACCACCCTGAAGGAGACCGACGACCGGATCCTGGCCACCTCGCTGGTGGCCCGCTGGCGCTACGACCACACCGACGTCGACTGGGACAAGTCGTACGACGAGATCAAGAGCCTGCTGCTCGAACAGTTCGCCAGGATCCACAGCCTCGCCCTGCAGCAGACCCTCTACGGCATGGGCGAAGCCGTCCTCGAGCGTCACCCCGAGGTCGCCGAGATCAAGTTCTCCGCCCCGAACAAGCACCACTTCCTGGTCGACCTCAGCCCGTTCGAGGTCGAGAACCCCGGCGAGGTCTTCATCGCCGCCGACCGCCCGTACGGCCTGATCGAGGCCAGCGTGGTCCGCGACGACGCCAGCGACGCGGGAGCGGCCTGGCACGCGGTACCGGGGTTCTGTTGA
- the uraH gene encoding hydroxyisourate hydrolase, which yields MSSLSTHVLDTALGKPAAGLQVTLTHLSPPDPTSLSSEIGSGTTDIDGRITEFTDADLAPGTYQLKFATAAYAQATNQETFFPEVTVTFTISAERHYHVPLLLSPFAFSTYRGS from the coding sequence ATGAGCAGCCTCAGCACCCACGTCCTGGACACCGCCCTCGGCAAACCCGCCGCCGGCCTGCAGGTCACCCTCACCCACCTCTCCCCACCCGACCCGACTTCCCTTTCGAGCGAAATCGGAAGCGGCACGACGGACATCGACGGCCGCATCACCGAGTTCACCGACGCCGACCTGGCACCCGGCACCTACCAACTCAAGTTCGCCACCGCCGCCTACGCCCAAGCGACCAACCAGGAGACCTTCTTCCCCGAAGTCACCGTCACCTTCACGATCTCGGCCGAGCGGCACTACCACGTCCCGCTGCTGCTCAGCCCGTTCGCCTTTTCCACCTACCGAGGGAGCTGA
- the uraD gene encoding 2-oxo-4-hydroxy-4-carboxy-5-ureidoimidazoline decarboxylase produces MNLDSFNTAPPDRLRPVLAACCDVPRWVDTVLTSRPYADVDALLKVADEAARALTTDEVTQALAAHPRIGDRPQGDTTEANWSRTEQSAVGNDPSVRTALAEGNQAYEARFGQVFLICATGLTAPQILTTLTRRLTNTPTAEAAEVHEELRKIALLRLTKALPETQVPA; encoded by the coding sequence ATGAATCTCGACAGCTTCAACACAGCTCCCCCCGACCGGCTACGCCCGGTACTGGCGGCCTGCTGCGACGTACCGCGCTGGGTCGACACCGTCCTCACCTCTCGCCCGTACGCCGATGTCGACGCCCTCCTGAAGGTCGCCGACGAGGCGGCCCGAGCGCTCACCACCGACGAGGTCACCCAAGCCCTGGCCGCTCACCCGCGCATCGGCGACCGCCCTCAAGGCGACACCACCGAGGCCAACTGGTCCCGCACCGAGCAGTCGGCCGTCGGCAACGACCCGTCGGTGCGTACCGCCCTTGCAGAAGGCAACCAAGCCTACGAAGCCCGCTTCGGCCAGGTCTTCCTGATCTGCGCCACCGGCCTCACCGCCCCCCAGATCCTCACCACTCTCACCCGCCGCCTCACCAACACCCCCACCGCCGAGGCCGCCGAGGTGCACGAAGAACTCCGCAAGATCGCCCTCCTCCGCCTCACCAAAGCCCTCCCCGAAACCCAGGTCCCCGCATGA
- the guaD gene encoding guanine deaminase — translation MTLFRGTFLDTPHNPFTGGALRVATDAALLVEDGVITARGSYSDLRGAHPAERVVDLTGGLVLPGFVDTHVHFPQIRAVGGMGMPLLEWLDRYALPEEARMADAAYASSVADEFVRGLAAAGTTSALVFGAHFAEAVDILFTAASRVGLRITSGLVVSDRIIRADLLTTPERAYTESLALASRWHGVGRNRYAVTPRFSLSCTDDLLATCRTVLDEIPGALFTSHLNENEAEIATVAELFGGSDYVSTYDKHGLVDHRSVLAHNVHPTDVELKVLGDSGATVAHCPTSNAVLGSGLFPLGRHLDHGVKVALGSDVGAGTGFSLLKEGLQAYFCQQLMGDHGLALNSANLLHLATTAGASALGLADVGDLSVGKRFDAQLLRPADGSPLAVGLEHAEDAEDALARVFTLGTPADVQAVWIDGQLLEAR, via the coding sequence ATGACGCTGTTCAGAGGAACCTTCCTCGACACTCCGCACAACCCCTTCACCGGCGGCGCCCTGCGGGTCGCCACCGATGCCGCGCTGCTCGTCGAGGACGGGGTGATCACCGCTCGCGGGTCCTACTCCGACCTCCGCGGCGCCCATCCGGCCGAGCGCGTCGTCGATCTGACCGGCGGGCTGGTGCTGCCGGGCTTCGTCGACACGCACGTGCACTTCCCGCAGATCCGGGCGGTCGGCGGGATGGGCATGCCGCTGCTGGAGTGGCTCGACCGCTACGCGCTGCCCGAGGAGGCGCGGATGGCCGACGCGGCGTACGCGTCGAGTGTGGCCGACGAGTTCGTCCGCGGGCTCGCGGCAGCCGGTACGACGAGCGCGCTGGTCTTCGGAGCGCACTTCGCCGAAGCGGTGGACATCCTCTTCACCGCGGCTTCGCGGGTCGGGCTGCGGATCACCAGCGGGCTGGTGGTCAGCGACCGGATCATCCGCGCCGACCTGCTCACCACGCCGGAGCGTGCCTACACCGAATCGCTCGCGCTGGCTTCCCGCTGGCACGGCGTCGGCCGCAACCGGTACGCCGTGACGCCGCGCTTCTCGCTGTCCTGTACCGACGACCTGCTCGCGACCTGCCGCACGGTCCTCGACGAGATCCCGGGGGCGCTGTTCACCTCGCATCTCAACGAGAACGAGGCGGAGATCGCGACCGTCGCCGAACTGTTCGGCGGCAGCGACTACGTCAGCACGTATGACAAGCACGGCCTGGTCGATCACCGCAGCGTGCTGGCCCACAACGTGCATCCGACCGATGTGGAGCTCAAGGTGCTCGGCGACAGTGGAGCCACGGTCGCGCACTGCCCGACCAGCAACGCCGTGCTCGGGAGTGGGCTCTTCCCGCTGGGCCGGCATCTCGATCACGGCGTCAAGGTCGCGCTGGGGTCGGATGTCGGCGCCGGTACGGGCTTCTCGTTGCTGAAGGAAGGGCTGCAGGCATACTTCTGCCAGCAGTTGATGGGCGACCACGGACTCGCCCTGAACTCCGCCAACTTGTTGCATCTGGCAACGACTGCCGGGGCTTCCGCGCTCGGCCTGGCCGACGTCGGCGACCTGAGCGTGGGCAAACGCTTCGACGCTCAGCTCCTGCGGCCGGCCGACGGCTCACCGCTCGCGGTCGGCCTGGAGCACGCGGAGGATGCCGAGGACGCGCTCGCCCGGGTCTTCACCCTCGGCACACCTGCCGACGTCCAGGCGGTCTGGATCGACGGCCAACTCCTGGAGGCGCGATGA
- the xdhC gene encoding xanthine dehydrogenase accessory protein XdhC codes for MEWIRAVQTLRERREPAVLVTVISVRGHSPRDAGAKMVVSADGVWATVGGGNLEMVAIDQARALLVTGTTEPEVLEFALSDKAPYQRAVQCCGGEVKLLLEPLPVVPAVAIFGLGHVGLELARILARHDLELHLVDSRPGQLVPARLSVLDDAVAGVHVHHVPVLPELVIGELPPGTHALVMTHDHAEDAALCDAALRHGQLATIGLIGSRAKWARFRHKLAEDGNSPEAIATITTPIGLAGLPGKEPAVIAVSVAAWLLQLFVAERNPAPVHREAEA; via the coding sequence ATGGAATGGATCAGAGCAGTCCAGACTCTCCGCGAGCGACGCGAGCCCGCCGTACTGGTGACCGTCATCTCCGTTCGCGGTCACTCCCCCCGCGACGCCGGCGCGAAGATGGTCGTTTCGGCCGACGGCGTCTGGGCCACCGTCGGCGGCGGCAATCTGGAGATGGTCGCGATCGACCAGGCCCGCGCGCTGCTGGTGACCGGCACCACTGAACCCGAGGTACTGGAGTTCGCGCTGTCGGACAAGGCGCCGTACCAGCGAGCCGTCCAGTGTTGCGGTGGTGAGGTGAAGCTGCTGCTGGAGCCACTGCCGGTGGTACCGGCCGTCGCGATCTTCGGCCTCGGGCACGTCGGGCTGGAGCTGGCCCGGATCCTCGCCCGGCACGATCTCGAGCTGCACCTCGTCGACTCCCGCCCCGGGCAACTGGTCCCGGCGCGGCTGTCGGTTCTGGACGACGCCGTGGCAGGCGTGCACGTTCACCACGTACCGGTGTTGCCGGAGCTCGTCATCGGCGAGCTGCCACCCGGCACCCACGCCCTGGTGATGACCCACGACCACGCGGAGGACGCCGCCCTCTGCGACGCCGCGCTGCGGCACGGGCAGCTCGCCACCATCGGCCTGATCGGTTCCCGCGCGAAGTGGGCGCGGTTCCGGCACAAGCTCGCCGAGGACGGCAACTCGCCCGAGGCGATCGCCACGATCACCACGCCTATCGGGCTGGCCGGCCTGCCCGGCAAGGAACCGGCCGTGATCGCGGTCAGCGTGGCCGCCTGGCTGCTCCAACTGTTCGTTGCCGAGCGCAACCCCGCGCCGGTTCACCGTGAGGCAGAAGCATGA